DNA from Arthrobacter sp. PvP023:
GCCGCTTCGGCGACACCGCGATCGTGGACAACGTCTCCTTCACGGTCCGCGAAGGAGAAACCATGGGCCTCGTTGGTGAGTCCGGCTGCGGCAAGTCGATCACCTCGCTGGCCGTCATGGGGCTCCTGCCCAAGACGGCGCAGATCACCGGATCCATCATGTTCGACGGCAAGGAACTCCTCGACGCCGATACCAGGCACAGCAGCCCCAAGGCCTATGAGGGCCTGCGCGGCGAACAGATCGCCATGGTCTACCAGGACGCCCTCAGCTCCCTGAATCCGTCCATGAAAATCAAGGACCAGATGGAGCAGCTGACCCGCCGCGGGGGACGCAAGACCCCCACTGAATGGCTTGAGATGGTCAAGCTGGATCCCGTCCGCACGCTGGCCAGCTACCCGCACGAGCTCTCCGGCGGCCAGCGCCAGCGCGTGCTGATCGCCATGGCACTCTCCCGTTCACCGAAGATCGTTGTTGCCGACGAGCCCACCACCGCCCTGGACGTCACCGTCCAGAAGCAGGTTGTGGACCTGCTCAACGAACTGCGCGACCAGCTCGGCTTCGCCATGGTTTTTGTCAGTCACGACCTCGCACTGGTGGCATCCCTGGCCCACCGCATCACGGTCATGTACGCCGGCCAGGTGGTGGAATCCGCCCAGGCCTCCGAGCTCCTGCAAAACCCGAAGCACGAGTACACCCGGGGATTGCTCGGCGCCGTCCTGTCCATTGAGGCCGACGCCGTCCGCCTGCACCAGATCCCCGGCACCGTGCCGTCCCCGCGCGACTTCGCCCCGGGCGACCGCTTCGCGGCGCGCTCACTGCGCCCCGACGCCGACCCCAACCAGCGACTGGTGCTCACAGCCGTTCGGTCGGCCCAGGGCGACGACGCTGACCACTACTGGGCGAGCCACCTGAAGGAGGACGCGAAATGAGTGAATCAACCGGCAAGCCGGTCATCGAACTCAAGGACCTGAAGGTCTACCACCATGCGCGGACCGGGGGGCTGTTCCGCCCGAACATCGTCAAGGCAGTCGACGGCGTGGACTTCACCATCAGCCGGGGTGAAACCGTCGGCATCGTGGGTGAGTCCGGCTGCGGCAAATCAACGCTTGCTTCGGTACTCGTGGGTCTCCAGCAGCCGACGTCGGGCCAGGTCCTCTTCCACGGCAAGCCCGCCATCAAGCGCAACGCAGCCATGCGCAAGGAATTCGGCCGCTCCGTCTCCGTGGTCTTCCAGGACCCGGCAACCGCCTTGAACCCGCGCATGACCATCCAGGACATCCTGACCGACCCCCTGCAGATCCACGGCATAGGCACCGCGGCCACCCGCGCTGCCACGGTCAAGGAACTCCTGGCGCTGGTAGGCCTGCCGCAGTCAGCCGCAGAAGTCACGCCGTCCCAGGTGTCCGGCGGCCAGCGCCAGCGTGTGGCGATCGCCCGCGCCCTGGCACTGGATCCGGACATCATCGTGGCGGACGAGCCGACCTCGGCCCTCGACGTCTCCGTCCGCGCGCAGGTGCTGAACCTGCTGTCCGACCTGAAGACCCGCCTGAACCTCGGCATGGTGTTCATCTCGCACGACATCCAGACCGTCCGCTACGTCTCCGACCGCATCTGCGTCATGTACTTCGGCAAGATCGTCGAACAAGGCACAGCCAGCCAGGTCTTCGACCACCCCATCAACGACTACACCAAGAAGCTGCTGGGCGCCGCGCCAAGCCTGCTCCACATCTAGTTTTTCCCTTCACAAGCTACAAACAACGGAGAATTCTGTGTCCACTCAGTTCCAGGGCGTCATCCCCCCGGTCATCACCCCCCGCCACACCGACGGCAGCATCGACACTGCGTCGCTGAAGAACGTCACCAAGCACCTGATCGACGGCGGTGTGTCCGGACTTTTCGTCCTCGGATCCTCCGGCGAAGTCCCCTACCTGACCAACGCGGAGCGTGAGCTGGTGGTCTCCACCATCGCCGACGCCAACGCCGGAGCCGTCCCGCTAATCGTGGGCGCCAACGAGCAGACCACCAACCGAGTCATCGAAGAAGCACGCAAGGTAGTTGACCTTGGCGCCGACGCGATAGTGGTCACGTCCATGTACTACGCCATCGGCAACACGGCGGAGACCGAAACCCACTTCCGCAGCATCCACGCCGCCATCGAGAAGCCGATCTTCGCCTACGACGTCCCGGTCCGCACCCACTTCAAGCTGCCCACGGACCTGCTGGTCCGCCTGGGCCGCGACGGAGTGATCGCCGGCGTCAAGGACTCCTCCGGCGACGACGTCTCGTTCCGCCAACTGCTCCTTGCCGCCAAGGACATCCCGGACTTCGACATCTTCACCGGCCACGAAGTCGTAGTTGACGGCGCCCTCCTCGGCGGCGCCCAGGGCGTTGTCCCGGGCCTCGGCAACGTTGACCCCGCCGGCTACCGACGACTCTTCGACGCCGCCCGGGCCGGCGACTGGGCCGGCGCCGCCCGCGAACAGGACCGCCTGGCCGACGTCTTCGAAATCGTCTACGCCCCCAACGGCCGGGTCTCCGGCGGAGCCGCAGGCCTGGGCGCCTTCAAGACCGCCCTGCAGCTCATGGGCGTCATTGAATCCAACACCATGAGCCAGCCCATGCTGTCCCTGAACGACGACGAAGCCGCCACGATCCGCACCGTTCTCGAGCGCAACGGCCTGGTCTAAGTTCGGCCCCGTGATCGAGCCTGCCGGGGTCCCGGTTTCGACCATGCTCAACACCGGAACGTATGTGAGGAAAGAAATGCAGTACGCAATCGGCGTTGACCTGGGCGGCACCAAGACTGCTGCCGGGGTTGTTTCGGAGGTCGGGGAGGTGCTGTTTTCGGAGACCATTCCGACGCTGAACCGCGACGGCGGCGAGGCAATCCTCAACGCGACGGCGGCGCTGGTTTCCGGGCTCATGTCCCGGGCCACGGCCAATAGCCTTGGGATTGTCGGAGCGGGCGTTGGTTCGGCCGGTGTGATTGATGCCGGGCGCGGTGTGGTGGTGTCAGCAACGGATGCCATCCTGGGCTGGGCCGGGACTGAGCTGGCGGCGGGGCTCGCCGGCCGGCTTGGCCTCACCCCGGAGTCGGTTCGTGCCGTTAACGATGTCCACGCGCACGCGCTTGGCGAGTCCTGGACCGGGGCGGCAGCCGAAACCGCCAGTTCGTTGCTGGTGGCCTTCGGCACAGGGGTCGGCGGCAGCTTCGTCCTGGCCGGCAGTCCGGTCCTGGGTCACCGCTACGTGGCCGGCCATGTGGGCCACCTTGCGTCCCCTTTCGCGTACAGCCGCGGCCGGGCCCTGCCGTGCGTCTGCGGAAGGGCCGGCCATGTTGAAGCGATCGCGTCCGGGCCGGCGATCCGCGAGGCCTATGTGCGCCTCGGCGGGTCCCCCGACGTCCCGGACACCCGTGCGGTTTTCGCTTTGGCGCACGACGGCGATGCTGCCGCCACCACGGCGGTCAGGGACGCCGCCGGCGCTGCCGGGCAGGCGGTGGGCGGCCTTGCCAATGTCCTGGATCCTGAACTCGTGGTCGTTTCCGGCGGCCTGGCCGACGCCGGCGAACTATGGTGGAAGCCGATGGAAGCCGCCCTCCGGGCTGAACTGCTGGCCCCGCTCGCGGGGCTGCCGGTCCGCCCGGCCGCCCTGGGCAACACTGCTGCCGTGATCGGCGCTGCCAGCCTTGTCCTCACCCCGCCCAGCTCCGTCGACGACCTCCGGGAGACACTTTGATCCTCACGCCACAGGGCCTTGCTGCCCTCCGTTCACAGCTGGTCGTCTCCTGCCAGGCCTACCCCGGGGAGCCCATGCGGGACCCCCGCACCACCGGCCAGGTTGCCGCATCAGCGGTGGCAGGCGGGGCTGCCGCGGTCCGGGTCCAGGGGCTGGCGGATGTCCAGTTCACCCGCGCCGCCGTCGAAGTTCCCGTCATCGGGCTCTGGAAGGACGGCCACGACGGCGTGTTCATCACCCCCACGCTTCGCCACGCGCTGGCCGTGGCGAACGCCGGCGCCCATGTGGTGGCCCTGGACGGCACGCGCCGCGAGCGCCCGGACGGGCTCTCCCTCGCGCAGACGATCGCCGGCATCCGTGGCGAATCCCACGCGCTGGTGATGGCCGACTGCGGTTCCCTGGACGACGCCGCCGCCGCCGTGGACGCAGGGGCCGACCTGGTGGGCACCACCCTGGCCGGTTACACGGGCGAGCGCCCGAAGACGACGGGCCCCGACCTTGCCCTGCTGGAGCAGATCGCCTCCGCGGAGCTCGGCAGGCCGCTGATCGCGGAAGGACGGATCCACACACCTGCCCAGGCCCGCCAGGCGCTCGAGGCCGGCGCTTTCGCCGTCGTCGTCGGAACCGCCATCACCCATCCGGCCACCATCACCGGCTGGTTCTCCGACGCCCTGCGTTCCTGATCCTGAACCACCCCTGCACTGAAAGCGGCACACGTGACCCCGGCAGACCTGTCCCCTTCAACTCCCCGCCAGCCGACCGAAAGCCGGACCTTCGTCCTGGCAGGAACGGTGCTCTCCGACGGGCGCGCCCTGCCGGACCACATAGTGGCCGTCGTTGGTAGCCGGATTACGTTCGCCGGCCCCCGGAGCTCCTTTGACGCCGCGGACTACCCCGGGGCGGTGGAACTGGAGGTGCCCGCCGGGGGCTTCATTCTGCCGGGTCTGGTGGACTTGCACTGTCACGGGGCGGCGGGCGGAGACTTCCCCGGCGGTGACGAGGACGCTTGCCGCACGGCAGTGGACTTCCTGCACCGCCACGGCACCACCACGCTTCTTGCCAGTCTTGTCACGGCCTCCCGTGACGACCTTCTCACAGGGATCAGGTCCCTTCGCGTGCTCACCGGCGAGGGCCTCATCGCGGGCATCCATTCGGAGGGCCCGTTCCTGTCCACGGCCCGGTGCGGTGCGCAGAATCCCGACTGGCTTCGGCACCCCGACCTGGCCCTGACGGCCGAAATGCTGGAGGTAGCCGGCGGTTCGCTGAAAAGCATGACCTACGCCCCGGAACTGCCCGGTGCCAAGGACCTGGTTAGCCTGCTAGCGCAGCATGGTGTCACACCGTCACTTGGCCACACCGATGCGGACCCAAGCACCGCGGCTTCCTCCCTCGAACACGCTGCGGAAGCCCTGGCGGCCGCTCCAGGCTCCTGGGCCGGCACGCGGCCCACCGTGACGCATCTCTTCAACGGCATGCCGCCGCTCCACCACCGGAATCCGGGACCGGCATCGGCCTGCCTGCGCTTGGCGCGCGCCGGAACCGCCGCCGTCGAACTCATCGCCGACGGCGTCCACCTGTCGCCTGAGACAGTGCACATGGTGTTCGAACTTGTGGGAGCGGAAAACGTTGTGCTGGTCACCGACTCGATGGCCGCAACCGGCCTCCCGGACGGGGACTACGCCCTGGGCCCGGCGTCGGTTTCGGTCCGGGACGCCGTCGCCACCCTGCAAAGCAATGGAGCGCTTGCCGGCGGCACGGCGACCATGCTTGATGTGGTGCGCCGGACCGTCGCCGCCGGGGTATCGGCTGCCGACGCCGCCGCTTCCGCGAGCTGCGTGCCGGCCGGAATCCTGGGAATGGACCATGAAATCGGCAGCGTTCGGCCCGGCATGCGTGCCGACCTCCTCGCTGTGGACGCGGAATTCGGTCTGCTCACGGTGCTGCGGGCCGGGACACTGCTCGGTCCCGCCGCAGCCTGACCCTAGCCGGTAGCGCCCGCTCCTGCAGCGCCGGCCCCGACAGCCACCGGAACTACGGTCCCGGGCGTCCTTACGCGTCCCATCAGGGCAGCCGCACCTTCGTCCGCGATCACCGTCACGTGCGGATGGTGCTGGAGGACGGAGGCCGGGCAGTCGGCCGATACGGGTCCGGTCAATGCCCGGTGCAGGATTTGCGCCTTATCCGCTCCATGCACAACCAGCAGGAGCTGCCGTGCCTCAAGAATTGTGCCGAGGCCCTGCGTGATGCACCGCTCCGGCACGTCCCGTGGCGAGTCGAAGTAGCGTGCATTCGCCTGGCGGGTTCGTTCTGCAAGGACTTCTACCCTGGTGCGGGAATCGAGTGCGGACCCGGGCTCGTTGAAGGCCAGGTGGCCGTTGTGGCCGATGCCCAGCAGCTGGATGTCGATCCCGCCGCAGGCCGCGATGGCCGCTTCGTAGTCGCTGGCGGCGCGCTCGGGTTCCGCTGCGCTTCCGTCCGGGACGAACACGTTGGCCGG
Protein-coding regions in this window:
- a CDS encoding ATP-binding cassette domain-containing protein; this encodes MSESTGKPVIELKDLKVYHHARTGGLFRPNIVKAVDGVDFTISRGETVGIVGESGCGKSTLASVLVGLQQPTSGQVLFHGKPAIKRNAAMRKEFGRSVSVVFQDPATALNPRMTIQDILTDPLQIHGIGTAATRAATVKELLALVGLPQSAAEVTPSQVSGGQRQRVAIARALALDPDIIVADEPTSALDVSVRAQVLNLLSDLKTRLNLGMVFISHDIQTVRYVSDRICVMYFGKIVEQGTASQVFDHPINDYTKKLLGAAPSLLHI
- a CDS encoding dihydrodipicolinate synthase family protein, which gives rise to MSTQFQGVIPPVITPRHTDGSIDTASLKNVTKHLIDGGVSGLFVLGSSGEVPYLTNAERELVVSTIADANAGAVPLIVGANEQTTNRVIEEARKVVDLGADAIVVTSMYYAIGNTAETETHFRSIHAAIEKPIFAYDVPVRTHFKLPTDLLVRLGRDGVIAGVKDSSGDDVSFRQLLLAAKDIPDFDIFTGHEVVVDGALLGGAQGVVPGLGNVDPAGYRRLFDAARAGDWAGAAREQDRLADVFEIVYAPNGRVSGGAAGLGAFKTALQLMGVIESNTMSQPMLSLNDDEAATIRTVLERNGLV
- a CDS encoding ROK family protein; translated protein: MQYAIGVDLGGTKTAAGVVSEVGEVLFSETIPTLNRDGGEAILNATAALVSGLMSRATANSLGIVGAGVGSAGVIDAGRGVVVSATDAILGWAGTELAAGLAGRLGLTPESVRAVNDVHAHALGESWTGAAAETASSLLVAFGTGVGGSFVLAGSPVLGHRYVAGHVGHLASPFAYSRGRALPCVCGRAGHVEAIASGPAIREAYVRLGGSPDVPDTRAVFALAHDGDAAATTAVRDAAGAAGQAVGGLANVLDPELVVVSGGLADAGELWWKPMEAALRAELLAPLAGLPVRPAALGNTAAVIGAASLVLTPPSSVDDLRETL
- a CDS encoding N-acetylmannosamine-6-phosphate 2-epimerase: MILTPQGLAALRSQLVVSCQAYPGEPMRDPRTTGQVAASAVAGGAAAVRVQGLADVQFTRAAVEVPVIGLWKDGHDGVFITPTLRHALAVANAGAHVVALDGTRRERPDGLSLAQTIAGIRGESHALVMADCGSLDDAAAAVDAGADLVGTTLAGYTGERPKTTGPDLALLEQIASAELGRPLIAEGRIHTPAQARQALEAGAFAVVVGTAITHPATITGWFSDALRS
- a CDS encoding N-acetylglucosamine-6-phosphate deacetylase, giving the protein MTPADLSPSTPRQPTESRTFVLAGTVLSDGRALPDHIVAVVGSRITFAGPRSSFDAADYPGAVELEVPAGGFILPGLVDLHCHGAAGGDFPGGDEDACRTAVDFLHRHGTTTLLASLVTASRDDLLTGIRSLRVLTGEGLIAGIHSEGPFLSTARCGAQNPDWLRHPDLALTAEMLEVAGGSLKSMTYAPELPGAKDLVSLLAQHGVTPSLGHTDADPSTAASSLEHAAEALAAAPGSWAGTRPTVTHLFNGMPPLHHRNPGPASACLRLARAGTAAVELIADGVHLSPETVHMVFELVGAENVVLVTDSMAATGLPDGDYALGPASVSVRDAVATLQSNGALAGGTATMLDVVRRTVAAGVSAADAAASASCVPAGILGMDHEIGSVRPGMRADLLAVDAEFGLLTVLRAGTLLGPAAA
- a CDS encoding glucosamine-6-phosphate deaminase, which produces MEFFTVQDAAAAGAVGAGFLAAVIRSNPDAVLGVATGGSPLPVYRSLAGYGLEMSRIRCFALDEYVGLPAGHPESYAEVVRREVTGRLGLDPANVFVPDGSAAEPERAASDYEAAIAACGGIDIQLLGIGHNGHLAFNEPGSALDSRTRVEVLAERTRQANARYFDSPRDVPERCITQGLGTILEARQLLLVVHGADKAQILHRALTGPVSADCPASVLQHHPHVTVIADEGAAALMGRVRTPGTVVPVAVGAGAAGAGATG